The Streptomyces halobius genomic interval GTGACCACGATGTTCCCAGCACCTTGCTCGGTGTCACCGTGCTCGGCTATGACGACCAACTCGTGGAGATCGAAGCCATCGCCGCCGTGCTTGATCAGCGTCGTGCTTGATGAGCCGTGCTTGGTCAGCGAGGCCAGCAGGCCGGGCGGGACGGACTAAAAGGAAACGTCGAAATAGTCGATGTCTGTGATGTCCGCTTCCAGGTCTTGGGCGCGGCGGCCGCCGTCCTGGAAATAGATCTCTTGTAGTCCCTCGGCGATGATTGCGCGCAGTCGCCGGTCGTCGGCGCCTTCCTGCTGGGCCCGGAACAGGCGGCCGGCGTACTCCGGCGGGAGGTGCACGGTGAGCCTGCGCAACCGGGGGTCGTCGGTGGTGCCGATCGGTGCGGTGTAGCCGAATCGCGCGCGGGTTTCGATGGTGATGCCCGTGGTGGCGGCCGCTTGTCGGCGACGGCGCTCGCGTACCCGGGGCTGCCAGCGGCGGCGGACCTCGGTGTCGATGCGGTCCGCGATGGGCTTGGGCGGCTTCTTGCGCTGGCCTTTGAGATAACGCTCGACGGAGCGCTGGCTGACCGAGAGCACCTCGGCGACGGCTCTGGTGGTCTTCAGCTTGCGCAGCAGGAACTCCACCCGTTTCTGCGTGGACTTGGGGGGCTCACGGGCGAACGTCTCACAGTCTGCGCGGTCCAGGGCCTCGTCGATGTCCCCCACGGCCTACTCTCCCTCGTCCATGACGGCGTCGCCGCCCTTGATGTGGCGGGCGGGGTTGTAGCCCTGCTCCATCATGTCGACCGCCCACATCATTTCCTGCGTGCCTTCGTGCTTGGCCAAGCCGGGGGTGGCGCCCAGGCGGAAGGTACCGAGCACCGGTGTGCCGTCGTCGTCGCGTGGCAGGAAGTCGAGCGGGGAAGGGCCGCTGGAGGCGTACACGACACAGTCGGACAGCACGGCCAGCGGGTACCGGCCGCTCACTTCGGCGAGCTTGCGCATCTTGCGGTGCATGTTGACACGGGCCTTGGCGATGACCGCTGCCCGGATGTCCGGCCGCCATGTGGGGCGTTCCAAAGCCGGCCAGCGTTCGCCATCACGGAAGCCACGGCCCTGCGGGCGTTCGCGAAGCTTGCCGATGCCGCCCTGGATTGTCGACTTGATGGCGGAGAGCACCATGGCGCCCTGTGTGTGGCGCCGGATCGCGGAGCGCAGTTCGTCGTCCGTCATGGCGGCGAGGCCGGGGTCCCGGCTGCGCACAGCGGGCAGGTCCGTCTCGTCCGCACTCTTGAGGGTCTTGTGCAGGGCCATGGCGGCGAGGAACTGGGTCTCGTCCGGGTCCTTGGCGACGGGGATGCCGAGGTTGGCCATGGTGGCGACGTACGCCTCTTTGAGCCGGTCGTGCCAGGGGTCGAGGTACGGGCCGGTCTCGTGGCGCAGGTACGCCTCACGGGGCGCGATGTCGTAACCGAGCTCCTGGGCGTATGTGACGGTGGGGGCGGCGTACCAGGCCGGGCCGGTCGGGCGCTCGCCGGTGGGGGTGAACGGGTGGGGAGGCGTGGGTCGAGGTCGATGTGGGAGAGGTCCACCAGCCAGCTGCCGGGGATCTTCTTGTCGAAGACAGGGGTGTTGACGTGCACCGGCTCGCCCAGGCCGACGGCCAGACGGGCCGCGGCGGCGAGGAAGGCGGTGTTGATGTCGATGCCGACCGCCCACGGCAGCAGGCACTCCTGATCCGACAGCAGCTTCGGGTCGCGCACCCATTGGTACGCCTCCTCGTCGAGCAAGCCGTCGACGGCGCGGCCCTGGCCGACGGGGTGCTCGGGCGGGGCCTCGGGCGGGGCC includes:
- the tpg gene encoding telomere-protecting terminal protein Tpg, with product MGDIDEALDRADCETFAREPPKSTQKRVEFLLRKLKTTRAVAEVLSVSQRSVERYLKGQRKKPPKPIADRIDTEVRRRWQPRVRERRRRQAAATTGITIETRARFGYTAPIGTTDDPRLRRLTVHLPPEYAGRLFRAQQEGADDRRLRAIIAEGLQEIYFQDGGRRAQDLEADITDIDYFDVSF